GTGGCTCCGCTCCATGAGGGCTCTGCAGTTGGATCCTGTTGAGGTCTAGCGCTTTGGCTGGGAGTGGAGCTGATGTGCAGTTTCAATCTAGTGATGTAATTGATTGGAACAAATGCTGTTCCTGCTCTTTCTGAGCTAGTTTTGAGGAATTCCTTGGGCTAGGCAGAGCAGAGGTTATTTTTGGTTTTCTAATCTTGCCTAGAAGTGGTCAGACTCATGGCTTCTGGGAAATGCTGAATGGGACTGGTGTTTCATCAGATTTCATACCCAGCTGTTTATTCTTCTGCTTGATCTTCTGCTTGGACTTGCTGCAGCTGATGTTGCAAGCCCAGGAAGGCTGGCTTGGTGCGTAGTTTCCCGTTTTTTGATGCACTCATTCTTATCCTGCGTCGTGAAGTCCCCATGACATGTCTGAGTTGGGGGAGTGTGGAGCCTGGAGGGCTGAGACAGAAGTGACTTCCAGCCCTTTATCTTGCTTTTGACAGTGTTGACATAGCGACCTTGTTGTCACCTATCGTGTATGCTGTGAACAGGGCTCCTTATGATGGCACGGGCTGGAGAAGCTGACTTACACTGAGTTAAGAACCCTTAACATCTCACCAGATACACAAGTGCCTCTGAAGCTGTGCCTTGTGTTTTGCCTTTGGTCTGTAGCAACTTGAGTGCGAGAGGGGGCTCAGTTGAAAAGCATGAGAGTACCTCGTGGGAGGACGATGGTCCCACCTCCCTGTCCACACTgctgtgaggagtcctcccctcaCACCTCAGCCCCTTGTGAGTGTACAGTGACTTGCTCTGGTATTAGGCTGCCATTTccacttgttttgtttgtttatatattgCTGCCCAGGCAAAGCATCTTTCAGACACTGATCCTAAAATTCAGGCCACTCCAAGGCGAGCTAGGCAGCTGCTAAGCGACTCTCTGTCGCAGGATGGCAGCGTGTCTGCTGCGTGCCATCACGTTCTGGTCATGTCTCTTCATGCCACAAAGCAGCAAGGCTGCTTGCTGTAAATCACTCGTGTCTGAGCCAGCCCAGGTGCAGtcagctgtggctgctgggggAAAGCAGTGTGGACATGTGAGATTACATCACAGCTGTTGCAGTTTTTATTTGGCTAAAAATTTACGCCGGTACTTAAAAATGTCAGTGACTAGGAGTATTTTCTGAAGGCTGCTTTGTTGTTTGGAGCTACCTAGCTTGGTTCCCCCTGTGACCTTGCCTTTaaagagctggaaggagctaATCGGCTACTTGCTGGGTAACAAAGAACATCACAGGGTAAAGGACGGGGCCACCTGCTCACGAGGAGACAGTTGTACCCCCAGGAGCCTGCAGCCTGGCCTTGGCTTAATGAAACAGCTTTAGTGCAGCAGACAGCTTTTAGTCTCTTAAATCCCCCTCCAATCCACTTTTGAACAGCTCCTCAAAGCAGTATGAATTCTGATCTCTGCTGGCAAAGATTGACCAATTAATTTGATTCAGCTTTTAGTTCATTTAAGAAATTGAATctggtttattttattatttgttttctctcaTGCAGGAGCAACGATGGATTGGCCCCAACAAAGATGTGGCAGGTGTTGGGAGAAGGCATCCCATCTGAAATGGAGGTGATCGAGGGAGCTGAACGCTGACTGCACCAACATGGGGTTGCGACCGTTGGCTTGTCTCTCTCATTTGCCCACTGCGGTGATCTACGGGTCCCTGTCGctgtttgtttccattttgcACAACGTATTCCTCCTGTACTACGTGGACACCTTTGTCTCTGTTTACAAGATTGATAAACTGTCCTTTTGGATAGGAGAGGTTAGTCTTTTCCATAGGCTTCTGCCTTCTTAagtaagaaattctgaaactgtaACTACTCCCTGCTAGAAGTGTGAAGAGCATTAGTTGTAACAGCAGTGTTCCCCTTTGGAGAGGGAGCAAGGGAGCATTCCGAGTGCTAACTTGGGATTTCCAGTTTTCCCCGCTTGCATGAACAGAGAACAGGCTGGGATAGAAACCCAGAGACTTTGTTCTTAAGACCACCTTTCCTCTGGGGATGTTGGGGTGTTTCACAGGCGGGGAAAACCACTGGCCCTGCCCTGTTAATCTGGCAGTTGCCCCAGACAGGGGAATCGTACGGCGGTGATGGGGCAGGGAAGGTGCGCTGGGACGGTTCCTGTGTTGTTCACAGTGCCAGCTCAGCGCTGCTTGCTTCCGTAACAGAACTGAGGCTTTGTGGGAGCTGTCCTGTGGCTTGTTTCATTGCCCTGTTTTCTTTCCTAGACAGTGTTTCTGATCTGGAACAGCCTCAATGACCCTCTGTTTGGCTGGCTGAGCGACCGGGTGTTCCTTAGCACACAGCAGTAAGTCAAGTTCTACTTccagcagaggctgggaagtgggGGAGATGATGTGAGATTGGCAGCTTTAAAACGATGGCGTGGGAATGGTTACTGGGGCACGTAACTCTTAAATGGCTTTTCCTGGTGTCTTAGAAGTTTCGTGCTCTTTGCATGTTATTTCGGTACCTGGCTGTATAGAGGAAGTCGCACATCTACTGAGTAGATGTGACCCTAGCCCTTAACAGTCACAGGAGTCCTACAGAACCTAAAATATGGGTGTCTAAAACCTCAAGCCTCTTAATGGGGTGTTGGAGAGTGTCCCTGTGTGGTTTGGGAGACAAAAGGTGGGGAAAGGGCAATTGTTTCCACCTGGAATGCCTCAGACCAGTTGTTCCCAAACTCCCTGGATCACTGATCACTGTTGGCTATTTGCATTTCTCATGTATTTGTGTCAAGCTTTTAATGAAAATCGTGATGTGGCTTCCTGTACCTAGCAAAAACTTAAGTGGTCATTGAAATAATTTACATTGTGCAAAGCAGACAGTGCATCACTAGCAGGGAGAGACTTGCTCTGGAGAAAAAACATCCTTTCCTTCATGCTTTTTGGCCTTCTTAACCCTTGTTTTTGGTGTATGTATGAGCAAAAGCTGTATTTGTGTCTATGCCATTTACACAGCTTCCTTGGAGAGGGAGAATACATCATGGTCATGCAGGGTTTTGTCCAGGTGTCCTGAAGTTTTTGTCTTCTCTTGCAGGCCAGGAGCAGAGATTTCTTCCCCAGAAGTAGTTCTGAAGAGGCTCAGAGCCCTAAGCCACAATGGCCCCCTCTTTGCCATCTCTTTCCTGGCTTTCTGGGTTGCCTGGACTCATCCTGGTTTGCAGTTCCTTCTTTGCCTTTGCATGTACGACAGCTTTCTCACCATGGTCGACCTCCATCACAACGCCTTGCTCGCAGACCTGGCTGTGTCAGCAAAAGACAGGACCAGCCTCAACTTCTACTGCTCCCTCTTCAGTGCCATAGGTTCCCTCTCTGTCTTCATGTCCTACGCAGTCTGGAACAAAGAGGACTTCTTTTCCTTTCGCATATTTTGCATTGTGCTGGCCCTCTGCTCCATCGCTGGTTTTACACTGTCCACGCAGCTGCTCCGCCAGCGGTTTGAGGCTGATGGGAAAGTGAAATGGGACCAAGAATCAACCCTAAAAGAGTAGGTGTCACCAGTTCTGTGGCAGGGACAAAGGCCTGGCATAGATCTGTAGAGTCCTTTTATGCACTACAGCAAACTAAATTTGTGGGAGATCCATGATGAGGCAAATCTTTGTTTAACCATCTATGGTTCTTGTTTGTTGATACAGTTTTCAGAATCACCTCTGTCACGCTGGCTCCTAAGGCCCTCTGAAAATAGGACCAAACTATCTCGTGACATCCCTGGCCCAAACTGGAGGCAGAGCCCTGACCTGCTGTATGGCCATCCAGTGTTTGGAACACGAAATGAATTAATATCTAGAGCACCCAGTGAGGCCTGTGAGTGGCAAAATGTCAGCAGCAGCATATCGTGAAAGCATTCCTGCTCGAGCACGAGACCACCTTGGTGCCCCTTCCTGTGGAGTTGGACAAGCGAATGTCTCTTACCCTTTTGCTCGCTTTAGCTACCTGGTAGTGGCTGGGCTGTTGGTGGGCCACGATGCAGCTGGTTTTCTCTGTTCAACTCCTTTGCTTTTCCTTGGGATGCCTCACTTGTCGTCTCTTGTTACAAGCTGCCAGCTTTGTGCTGTACTAACACAGCAGATCTGGCGAGATCTGCCAGGTGAGCTGACTGCAGGGATCTGAAGAGGAGCATATGCATAGAGGAGTGGCTAATAAGAGGAGAATGCTTTTATGGACAGAAATCTGAATTTTGGGTTCAGAAGACAAATGTTTTTTGGGAGGCCTATTGCCTGTGGTTCTTGCTAGCAATAAGCAAACATTGTGTAGACTGTACTGTTTTGATCTGGTCCAGGGAGAGGAAAGGTTGGGATTGGAGCTGAGGAGAGACACGTCTGCATCTACACAGAGAGAGCTGGGGGCTCTCCCCTGCTTGGTGTGAGGGATtaattgttgcttttttttgtcctctgcCTTTAGGCTGTACATTGAGAAACTCTCCGTCCCCCAGGAGAAGAGGATCACCCTGGCAGAGTATCTCCAGCAGCTCTCCCGGCACCGCAACTTCCTCTGGTTTGTCTGCATGAATCTcatccaggtaggcacagcagcGGTGCGTTGTGATTCAGAGGATGAGTGCTGGCTCTGGCTGTTTGGGATGCTGATTCAGCAGTATGTGAGTTCCCCAGGAAGGGCAGAGGTATTTCCAGCACCCACTTGCTCTTGGAGCCTCCTGCACACACTGGCTGATTCAGCAGCTGATAGCCACTCTACTTGCTTGTGACCCGAGGATGCTTCCTGAGCAAGCTGTGGGGGGCTCCTTCCTCTCTCCGCAGCGTAGGCTGGATTCTGGGGGCTGGCTGAGCTCTCTGCAGCCCATCTGGGGTGCAGAAGCACAAGGCCTGGCTCGTGGTGGGGGCGAGTTCAGGAGTGCAGTTTGCTGGCGTGGCTGTCAGCGTAGTCTGCCGCTTTCCTGCGGCTCACGTCGCTGTTCTCACTGTCCAGCTGGATCCACCTCCCAGCTGGCTTTTGCCTTTGCTGTTCTTCATCCTCTTCAGTGATTGCTACCAAATGCCGGCAGCCTGCCCAGCTTTGTGTGCTGCAATCGCAGCTCCTGTCTGCCTGGGGATCCCTCGGTTCCCCTCA
This sequence is a window from Opisthocomus hoazin isolate bOpiHoa1 chromosome 6, bOpiHoa1.hap1, whole genome shotgun sequence. Protein-coding genes within it:
- the SLC68A1 gene encoding transmembrane protein 180 isoform X1, encoding MGLRPLACLSHLPTAVIYGSLSLFVSILHNVFLLYYVDTFVSVYKIDKLSFWIGETVFLIWNSLNDPLFGWLSDRVFLSTQQPGAEISSPEVVLKRLRALSHNGPLFAISFLAFWVAWTHPGLQFLLCLCMYDSFLTMVDLHHNALLADLAVSAKDRTSLNFYCSLFSAIGSLSVFMSYAVWNKEDFFSFRIFCIVLALCSIAGFTLSTQLLRQRFEADGKVKWDQESTLKELYIEKLSVPQEKRITLAEYLQQLSRHRNFLWFVCMNLIQVFHCHFNSNFFPLFLEHLLSDQISVSTGSFLLGVSYIAPHLNNLYFLSLCRRCGVYAVVRGLFFLKLALSVVMLLAGPDQVYLLCIFIASNRVFTEGTCKLLNLVVTDLVDEDLVLNRRKQAASALLFGMVALVTKPGQTFAPLIGTWLLCAYTGYDIFQRNPLSNVVSAQPKLESAAALEPTLQQGCFYLLVFVPIACALLQLFSWSQFGLHGKHLQMVKAQRQSLTQGRAPEVKMI